In Pleurodeles waltl isolate 20211129_DDA chromosome 5, aPleWal1.hap1.20221129, whole genome shotgun sequence, one genomic interval encodes:
- the LOC138297216 gene encoding syncytin-2-like, whose amino-acid sequence MAYNRGSNKKSKVCGWLSLIIGIVCTIIIVGVIVGMPWLDKKNINATSKLETATLTPWERFEQDARHLHEGTNSKGELSTNVFYCLLNEYVETMDAKDCYVCTKIPSSVQEGVTYHSLPLTYGISCSLLLTRFYNQEHVQYFYSNLDVVFSFVPVIEFLNKLAKEHDIKIVRGFFEPTLTFGTAYAHRNNLTCLLSPVEKSFLDHTDDRRKALKERLEKGLEKRSYANDYAYTAIKTQGKLAIDALHVGRLCIYRPKSEQDNLFVGTSECRHLFLFQSKWTFMLNGQDPAIPGIYYICGLNAYYRLPKGWYGTCYLGIVFPKIYQIDDLKQIPKTSELQHTRQKRESVAAVIGDIFGAIIHSVGVILNSMKIQKLSTIVDNMLTNFTGAILLIDTELAAERAMTLQNQLALDILLAKSGGVCKMLNERHCCTFIPDNNIKIRSMLTNLTRDSTDLKDLKELGV is encoded by the coding sequence atggcttataatagaggtagtaacaagaaaagtaaggtgtgtggttggttaagccttataataggtattgtgtgcacaataataattgtgggagtgattgtgggaatgccgtggttagataagaagaatattaatgctacttcaaaactggaaactgcaacactaacaccgtgggagaggtttgagcaggatgcaagacacttgcatgagggaactaattcaaagggggaactttctactaatgtcttctattgcttgctgaatgagtatgtcgagaccatggatgcgaaagactgttatgtgtgtaccaagattccttcatctgtgcaagaaggggttacctatcatagccttcctctaacatacggtattagctgtagtctgctactaaccagattttataatcaagagcatgtacaatacttttattcaaatttggatgttgtgttttcctttgtgcctgtgattgagttcttgaacaagctagctaaggagcatgatataaaaatagttagaggtttcttcgaaccaacgcttacattcggaactgcttatgcacatcgcaacaatctgacctgtttgctgtcacctgtagagaaaagcttcttagatcacactgatgatagacgcaaagcattaaaagaaagattagaaaaaggattagaaaaacgctcatatgcaaatgattacgcttacactgcaatcaagacacaaggcaaattagctatagatgcattacatgtaggaaggctttgtatatataggccaaaatctgagcaagacaacttgtttgtgggaacgagtgaatgtagacatctgtttttgtttcagagtaaatggacatttatgttgaatggacaggatccagcgatccctgggatctattacatctgtgggcttaatgcttattaccgtctccctaagggatggtatgggacatgttatttgggaatagttttcccaaagatataccagattgatgacttaaaacaaatacctaaaacgtctgaattacaacatactagacagaaacgagaatcagtggcggctgtcattggtgatatatttggggctataatccattcagtaggggttattttaaactccatgaaaattcaaaagttgtctactattgtggacaacatgctgacaaattttacaggggctatactcctgattgatactgaacttgctgcagaaagagctatgactcttcaaaatcagcttgctttagacattcttttggcaaagagtggaggggtctgcaagatgctcaacgagcgtcattgttgcacgttcattccagataataatataaagattagaagtatgcttactaacctaactagagatagtacagatttgaaggatttgaaggaacttggagtttga